A portion of the Sabethes cyaneus chromosome 3, idSabCyanKW18_F2, whole genome shotgun sequence genome contains these proteins:
- the LOC128741214 gene encoding ATP synthase subunit g, mitochondrial, whose translation MAALANKGSALVSTLMTQARPKFNVFLKYAKVELTPPTPADIPAIRNGIARIISGARTGAWKNLTVKEAWLNSLVTAEVFFWFYVGEVIGKRHLVGYKV comes from the exons ATGGCTGCTCTAGCGAACAAAGGATCCGCGCTGGTATCAA CCCTGATGACACAGGCCCGACCAAAGTTCAACGTATTCCTCAAGTATGCCAAGGTTGAGCTGACCCCACCAACTCCCGCGGACATACCAGCGATTCGGAACGGCATTGCTCGTATCATTTCGGGTGCACGAACCGGAGCTTGGAAGAACCTGACTGTTAAGGAGGCCTGGTTGAACTCGCTAGTTACGGCCGAAGTCTTTTTCTGGTTCTACGTCGGTGAGGTTATTGGCAAGCGCCATTTGGTTGGTTACAAAGTTTAA
- the LOC128741213 gene encoding tubulin-specific chaperone C — protein sequence MEGIDEHGGGGGFSEKEKITDILDRRHKERKNQIESAKLERQKDADESEAIDYFEASLNDEVRKISTRLDAVIASDCDRVSTFESVQKDISSLQRYLSTSTFFLNEYKIKVCQNTINELCKRLDALKNELIPKKKFGFKSKKTVKVHQDSRFALGKAADFTDPQSNGDRLKWTLSERKNQLIVLSRSSVDDQTITASGLTDCIVRLEGHSGALQFTKLKNCLVLCGPTSRSIFLDDCVDCKFVVACQQLRCHRSRNCHLYLKVTSRAIIEDCSQIQVAEYNWSYDGLANDFVESGLDVNVNNWNELDDFDWLATDKPSPNWSLLPEDQLVSDWKLYQHQFQTKNCCKTFE from the coding sequence ATGGAGGGAATAGATGAACATGGAGGCGGTGGTGGTTTTAGTGAGAAGGAAAAAATTACGGATATTTTGGACCGTCGGCACAAGGAGCGTAAAAATCAAATCGAAAGTGCTAAACTGGAACGTCAGAAGGATGCGGACGAATCGGAAGCGATCGACTACTTTGAGGCATCGTTGAATGATGAAGTTCGGAAGATTAGCACTCGACTAGATGCGGTTATTGCCAGCGACTGCGATCGAGTTAGTACGTTCGAGAGCGTCCAGAAAGATATTTCTAGCTTACAGCGATATCTATCAACATCGACTTTTTTCCTCAACGAGTATAAGATTAAAGTGTGCCAGAACACAATCAACGAGCTCTGCAAACGCTTGGATGCTCTGAAGAATGAGCTTATACCAAAAAAGAAGTTTGGCTTTAAAAGCAAGAAAACGGTCAAAGTACATCAAGACAGTCGATTTGCTTTAGGTAAAGCAGCAGATTTCACAGACCCGCAATCGAACGGTGATCGACTGAAGTGGACCCTTTCGGAAAGAAAAAATCAACTGATTGTCCTTTCCCGTTCATCAGTGGATGATCAAACTATTACGGCCTCTGGACTGACAGACTGTATCGTTCGACTGGAGGGCCATTCTGGCGCACTACAATTTACGAAGTTGAAAAACTGTCTAGTCTTGTGTGGGCCAACCTCAAGATCAATCTTTCTGGATGATTGCGTAGACTGCAAGTTTGTGGTTGCCTGCCAGCAGCTGCGATGTCATCGCTCCCGCAACTGTCACCTCTATCTGAAGGTAACGTCGCGGGCAATTATCGAAGATTGTAGTCAGATTCAAGTGGCCGAATATAATTGGAGTTACGATGGTTTGGCAAACGATTTCGTCGAGTCCGGATTGGATGTGAACGTTAACAATTGGAATGAGTTGGATGACTTTGATTGGCTTGCAACGGACAAACCGTCCCCAAACTGGTCCCTTCTTCCTGAAGATCAACTGGTTTCCGATTGGAAGTTGTACCAGCATCAGTTTCAGActaaaaactgttgtaaaacttttgaataa
- the LOC128740967 gene encoding acetylcholine receptor subunit alpha-like 1, with product MFSSSIDWTDDKLKWNPADYGNLDLIRTNPDSVWRPDLVLYNNARGSDNLHYGKTNVLIYHNGKVLWVPPTDYHGFCELNLRLWPFDYQTCFLKIGSWTYDGFKLNLTASENPEIDISVANNEWSIRKVTTDRNIVYYKCCTEPYIDIQYNVTLQRHTSTHKAIVISPAFVIMLLSLSVFWLPPHCGEKIILNAVIILIVTIFLIYFAQQLPAMSGNTPLIVNFFSTTLYLVAISTIISVIVLRMARTKHFQPVPRVLKSQVDGCLGSVLGVSSSSGTIPSDEDKEASGGENIGDPKQYDWFRAATLIDRLIFVIYLIIFIISIIYYSL from the exons ATGTTTTCTAGTTCGATT GACTGGACGGACGATAAACTCAAATGGAATCCGGCTGACTACGGAAACCTGGACCTGATCCGCACGAACCCGGACAGTGTTTGGCGGCCGGACTTGGTCCTGTACAACAACGCTCGCGGTTCGGACAACCTCCACTACGGCAAAACGAACGTCCTAATCTATCACAACGGAAAGGTGCTCTGGGTTCCACCGACCGACTATCACGGGTTCTGCGAGCTGAACCTTCGCCTGTGGCCCTTCGATTATCAAACGTGCTTCCTGAAGATTGGCTCTTGGACGTACGACGGTTTTAAGCTTAACCTTACTGCCAGCGAAAATCCGGAG ATCGACATCTCGGTGGCCAACAACGAGTGGAGCATTCGGAAAGTTACCACCGATCGCAACATAGTCTATTACAAGTGCTGTACGGAGCCCTACATCGACATTCAGTACAACGTCACCCTCCAACGGCACACATCGACCCACAAGGCCATCGTCATTAGTCCGGCCTTCGTAATTATGCTCCTATCGCTGTCGGTGTTCTGGTTACCTCCTCACTGTGGCGAAAAAATCATTCTCAATGCCGTCATCATTCTGATTGTAACGATTTTCCTCATTTATTTTGCTCAGCAGTTACCAGCCATGTCCGGAAACACTCCGTTGATCG TGAACTTTTTCAGTACCACCTTGTATTTGGTTGCCATTAGCACCATCATTTCGGTGATCGTCCTGAGAATGGCTCGTACCAAGCACTTCCAACCAGTGCCAAGGGTTCTCAAATCGCAAGTGGACGGCTGTTTGGGTTCGGTGTTAGGtgttagcagcagcagtggaacCATTCCGTCGGACGAGGACAAAGAAGCTTCCGGTGGGGAGAACATTGGCGATCCAAAACAGTACGACTGGTTCCGTGCAGCCACCCTGATTGATCGTTTGATTTTCGTTATCTACTTGATTATCTTTATCATCTCTATTATCTACTACAGCCTGTAA
- the LOC128742014 gene encoding neuronal acetylcholine receptor subunit non-alpha-2-like, whose protein sequence is MGKGHCLTLAVIICLAKVCYSDDTSDSRPIVTQTWVDKLKKDLLANYDRNLRPTQHYNVTSVDLKMTIRHVDIDEETSIFSVYGWVKMNWLDLRMQWTPSDYGGLDSLLIPSYYLWDAELNIHSTTLESAGTTYYSATKVRVDNRGNHSCTVRVNLKTYCEMNLRRWPFDSQHCSIVLGKSVLQQEDSIQLNVLPGEMVQSYRNNPSWKIIDLVTEYYANPMEEDHSNFVGVQYGVVARRMVKIFHSTVIVPAVVLILLSLASFWLPPGFGEKILLNSINAAIVCAFLVYFTMHLPLLATRTPLVVLFFSNSLYLIAFSLIASVITVHMVKAHHRKPVHPYVKAFLVLPGVHLLVWNGKDTKSVTEEDDWNEELKSENVGREPCSSTGESTAVTNASYQKDWIRFALALERICFIIYVFLYSVMAACYLN, encoded by the exons ATGGGTAAAGGTCACTGTCTAACCCTGGCGGTGATCATTTGTTTGGCGAAGGTCTGCTACAGCGATGATACCA GCGACAGTCGGCCGATAGTGACCCAAACGTGGGTCGATAAGCTGAAGAAAGATCTGCTGGCCAATTATGATCGCAACCTACGACCGACGCAGCACTACAACGTGACATCGGTTGATTTGAA GATGACCATCCGGCACGTAGACATTGACGAGGAAACATCGATATTTTCTGTCTACGGATGGGTGAAAATG AACTGGCTTGATCTGCGCATGCAATGGACACCCTCGGATTACGGCGGACTGGACTCGCTGCTGATCCCAAGCTACTACCTTTGGGATGCCGAACTGAACATCCACTCGACGACGCTCGAATCAGCCGGAACGACGTACTATTCCGCCACCAAGGTGCGAGTGGACAACCGGGGAAACCACAGCTGCACCGTACGGGTCAATTTGAAGACGTACTGCGAGATGAACTTGCGTCGCTGGCCGTTTGATTCGCAGCACTGTTCGATAGTGCTCGGGAAATCGGTTCTTCAACAGGAAGATTCGATTCAGCTTAACGTCCTGCCCGGTGAAATG GTCCAATCGTACCGTAACAACCCTAGCTGGAAAATAATCGACCTAGTCACCGAATACTACGCAAATCCGATGGAGGAAGATCATTCGAATTTCGTGGGTGTGCAGTATGGTGTTGTAGCTCGTAGGATGGTGAAAATTTTCCACAGTACAGTGATCGTGCCGGCTGTTGTGCTGATCCTGCTCAGCCTGGCAAGCTTTTGGCTTCCTCCTGGCTTTGGGGAGAAAATTCTTCTCAACTCTATCAATGCAGCTATCGTTTGTGCTTTTCTGGTATATTTCACGATGCACCTTCCACTGTTGGCTACAAGAACACCGCTCGTGG TACTGTTTTTCAGCAATAGTTTGTACTTGATCGCCTTTAGCTTGATCGCTTCGGTGATTACCGTACACATGGTTAAGGCGCACCACAGAAAACCCGTGCATCCGTACGTTAAAGCGTTCCTAGTTCTACCCGGAGTACATTTGCTTGTTTGGAATGGAAAAGATACTAAA tctGTAACAGAGGAGGATGACTGGAATGAAGAGTTGAAATCGGAAAACGTGGGACGTGAACCCTGTTCCTCTACCGGAGAATCAACGGCAGTGACGAATGCTTCGTACCAAAAAGACTGGATTAGATTCGCCTTAGCACTAGAGCGCATTTGCTTTATTATTTACGTGTTTTTGTACAGTGTTATGGCGGCTTGCTACTTAAATTAG